One part of the Populus alba chromosome 18, ASM523922v2, whole genome shotgun sequence genome encodes these proteins:
- the LOC118051299 gene encoding glutamate receptor 2.8, whose amino-acid sequence MTAYSGSSSDLSTVIWPGDTTSVPKGWEIPTNGKKLRIGVPVKDGFSEFVKVTRDPSSNTTTVAGYCIDVFDSVVKALPYALPYEYIPFAKPDGEPAGTYNDLIYQVYLKNFDAVVGDTTILFNRSQYVDFTLPYTESGVSMIVPIVDNNSKNAWVFLKPLTWDLWVTSFCFFIFIGFVIWVLEHRINEDFRGPASHQAGTSFWFSFSTMVFAQRETVVSNLSRAVVIIWCFVVLILTQSYTASLTSLLTVQQLRPTVTDVHELIKKGEYVGYQHGCFVKGILLDLGFDESKLIVYNTTEQWDDLLSKGSGNGGIAAAFDEVPYTRLFLSKYCSKYAMIDPTFKTDGFGFAFPKGSPLVPDVSRAVLNITEGDKMKEIENARFGKQSNSVTSNSLSLKSFWGLFLIAGIASLLALIIFMVMFVYKERKVLRPLNSTISIRRKVSNFFRIFIERDLKSHTFRKSGPSMGAPSPSATSVQTTSFPGPDSQTSQEVVINIDHLTNPNQDRRVSFEVEHDHN is encoded by the exons ATGACTGCGTACTCAGGTTCTAGCTCCGATCTTTCAACTGTCATATGGCCGGGTGATACAACTTCTGTTCCCAAGGGCTGGGAGATTCCAACGAATGGGAAGAAGTTGAGAATAGGAGTGCCTGTGAAGGATGGTTTCAGTGAGTTTGTGAAAGTAACAAGAGATCCTAGTTCTAACACCACAACCGTCGCTGGATACTGCATAGATGTTTTTGATTCTGTTGTCAAAGCATTGCCTTATGCTTTGCCTTACGAGTACATCCCCTTTGCCAAGCCTGACGGCGAGCCAGCTGGAACTTACAATGATCTCATATATCAAGTGTACTTGAAG AATTTTGATGCTGTAGTTGGAGATACAACTATTCTTTTCAACAGATCCCAGTATGTTGATTTTACTTTGCCTTACACTGAAAGTGGTGTCTCCATGATCGTCCCTATTGTGGACAACAACAGCAAAAATGCATGGGTTTTCTTGAAGCCTCTGACATGGGATCTCTGGGTGacaagtttttgtttctttattttcattggATTTGTGATCTGGGTTCTTGAACACAGAATCAATGAAGATTTTAGAGGGCCTGCTTCACATCAAGCTGGCACTAGCTTCTGGTTTTCTTTCTCAACCATGGTTTTTGCACAAA GGGAGACAGTTGTTAGCAACTTGTCTAGAGCAGTGGTAATCATATGGTGTTTTGTTGTGCTGATTCTCACACAAAGCTACACTGCCAGTCTAACTAGTTTACTTACAGTCCAGCAGCTGCGGCCTACAGTTACGGATGTACACGAGCTCATTAAGAAGGGGGAGTATGTAGGCTACCAGCACGGTTGCTTTGTTAAGGGAATCCTATTAGACTTGGGTTTCGACGAGTCCAAGCTCATTGTGTATAATACCACAGAACAATGGGATGACCTTTTATCAAAAGGAAGTGGAAATGGTGGTATTGCTGCTGCTTTTGATGAAGTACCATATACGAGGCTCTTTCTGTCGAAGTATTGCTCTAAATATGCCATGATTGATCCTACATTTAAAACGGACGGTTTCGGATTT GCCTTCCCTAAAGGTTCTCCTCTGGTACCAGATGTATCAAGGGCAGTTCTAAACATAACAGAGGGAGATAAAATGAAGGAAATCGAGAATGCTCGGTTTGGAAAACAAAGCAACTCGGTTACATCTAACAGCCTTAGTCTCAAGAGTTTCTGGGGCTTATTTTTAATTGCTGGAATAGCATCCCTCTTAGCTCTCATTATATTCATGGTCATGTTTGTCTACAAGGAAAGGAAAGTGTTGAGGCCTTTAAATTCCACAATTTCCATAAGGAGAAAAGTCAGCAATTTCTTCAGGATCTTTATTGAGAGGGACTTAAAATCCCATACTTTCAGAAAAAGTGGGCCTAGTATGGGTGCGCCGAGCCCATCGGCCACTTCAGTTCAAACTACTTCTTTCCCCGGTCCAGATAGTCAAACATCTCAAGAGGTAGTAATAAATATTGATCACCTTACAAACCCAAATCAAGATAGACGGGTTTCTTTTGAAGTAGAACATGATCACAATTGA